A genomic region of Caulobacter sp. NIBR2454 contains the following coding sequences:
- a CDS encoding PQQ-dependent sugar dehydrogenase, which translates to MRLIALLAATTLLTACGGAGETTTANAAAPKGPPVQTGPANTNFKPAFEGQTRAPEVKSNVALKVEVVTDGLTNPWGLAFMPDGRMLVTEKPGRLIIVSRDGTKSAPITGLPPVSAVRQGGLLHVAIDPAFSTNRLIYWTYAEPREGGNGTAAARGRLSEDGTKVENVQVIFRQTPTVKSDLHFGSRLAFSPDGKLFIALGERSIMEGRMQSQRLDGTLGKVVRINADGSIPADNPFVNTAGARPEIWAIGLRNVQGAAIHPTTGEFWTVEHGPRGGDELNIPRKGKDYGWPTISYGIEYSGGPIGESQSQKAGMEQPLYYWDPVIAPGGMTFYTGEMFPAWKGNVFIGGLASSALVRLVMDGEKVVGEERLLTEEDSRIRDVVQGPDGALYLLTDDRGQVLRVSKK; encoded by the coding sequence ATGCGCCTGATCGCTCTTCTGGCCGCCACGACCCTGCTGACCGCCTGTGGCGGCGCGGGTGAAACCACCACCGCCAACGCCGCCGCGCCCAAGGGCCCGCCGGTCCAGACCGGTCCCGCCAACACCAACTTCAAGCCCGCCTTCGAGGGCCAGACCCGCGCGCCTGAGGTGAAGTCCAACGTCGCCCTGAAGGTCGAGGTCGTCACCGACGGCCTGACCAACCCGTGGGGCCTGGCCTTCATGCCGGACGGCCGAATGCTGGTGACCGAAAAGCCCGGCCGCCTGATCATTGTCAGCCGCGACGGGACCAAGAGCGCGCCGATCACCGGCCTGCCGCCAGTCAGCGCGGTGCGTCAGGGCGGCCTGCTGCACGTGGCCATCGATCCGGCCTTCTCGACCAACCGCCTGATCTACTGGACCTATGCCGAGCCGCGCGAGGGCGGCAACGGCACGGCCGCCGCCCGCGGACGCCTGAGCGAGGACGGGACCAAGGTCGAGAACGTCCAGGTCATCTTCCGCCAGACCCCGACCGTGAAGTCGGACCTGCACTTTGGCAGCCGCCTGGCCTTCTCGCCCGACGGCAAGCTGTTCATCGCCCTGGGCGAGCGGTCGATCATGGAAGGCCGGATGCAGTCCCAGCGTCTGGACGGGACCCTCGGCAAGGTGGTGCGTATCAACGCCGACGGCTCGATCCCCGCCGACAATCCGTTCGTGAACACCGCCGGCGCCCGGCCGGAAATCTGGGCGATCGGTCTGCGCAACGTCCAGGGCGCGGCGATCCACCCCACGACGGGCGAGTTTTGGACTGTCGAGCACGGCCCACGCGGCGGCGACGAGCTGAACATCCCGCGCAAGGGCAAGGACTACGGCTGGCCGACCATCAGCTATGGCATCGAATATTCCGGCGGCCCGATCGGCGAGAGCCAGAGCCAGAAGGCCGGGATGGAGCAGCCGCTCTACTACTGGGATCCCGTCATCGCGCCGGGCGGCATGACCTTCTACACGGGCGAGATGTTCCCGGCCTGGAAGGGCAACGTGTTCATCGGCGGCCTGGCTTCCAGCGCGCTGGTGCGCCTGGTCATGGACGGTGAAAAGGTGGTGGGCGAAGAGCGCCTGCTGACCGAAGAGGACAGCCGCATCCGCGACGTGGTCCAGGGCCCGGACGGGGCGCTGTACCTGCTGACCGACGACCGCGGGCAAGTGCTGCGGGTTTCGAAGAAGTAG
- the asnB gene encoding asparagine synthase (glutamine-hydrolyzing) — protein MCGIAGVLGDEASAAPLITTLAHRGPNGIRTEDGPGWSVGHARLSIIDLEGGWQPLHAAGGTVIGNGEIYNYVELTKEFGLADRLATGSDFEPLLHLYAQEGPKAFERLRGMYAFCLIGGDGRTWLVRDRFGIKPLYYTAGPDGVRFASEPRALARGPMAVERAQELLALNYTLGEDTIFAGVKRLAPGQVVEVRNCAIRSSPLGGGGPRSGGGGAAKSASLFRPFRTPPPEGEDQLLRALDAVLEDSVMVHQRSDVPYGLFLSGGIDSTAIATLMSRLNERPVTAFTCGFDVAQARDERAQAEKVARALNLDWRETTFTEEDFWRLAPQAAWALDDPTSDYAILPTLKLAEAAKGTLTVVLSGEGGDELFAGYGRYRRALRPGWLGGRAAEPQVDAPMLADGGAGALSRWRATTAGIEGNLLKRSQGADIATWLPNDLLLKLDRCLMAVGLEGRTPFLDPQVAAFASALPDRMKVRGRYGKWILRKWLERACPAADPWGKKKGFTVPVAAWIAPRAADIGPRLAQLKAVREVCDLDAVRATFSDEAQAVQRWPLLFFGLWSLIHLEGAKPNEALKTLLDD, from the coding sequence ATGTGCGGCATAGCCGGGGTGCTGGGGGATGAGGCCTCCGCCGCGCCCCTCATCACGACGCTGGCCCATCGCGGCCCAAACGGCATCCGCACCGAGGACGGCCCGGGCTGGTCAGTGGGTCACGCGCGGCTGTCGATCATCGACCTGGAGGGCGGCTGGCAGCCCCTGCACGCGGCCGGCGGCACGGTGATCGGCAATGGCGAGATCTACAACTATGTCGAGCTGACCAAGGAATTCGGCCTGGCTGACCGGCTGGCGACGGGGTCGGACTTCGAGCCTCTGCTGCACCTTTATGCTCAGGAAGGGCCGAAGGCTTTCGAGCGGCTGCGCGGGATGTACGCCTTCTGCCTGATCGGTGGGGATGGACGGACCTGGCTGGTGCGGGACCGGTTCGGGATCAAGCCGCTTTACTACACGGCCGGTCCCGACGGCGTGCGGTTCGCGTCCGAGCCGCGGGCCCTGGCGCGCGGGCCGATGGCGGTGGAGCGGGCGCAGGAGCTGCTGGCGCTGAACTACACCCTGGGCGAGGACACGATCTTCGCGGGGGTGAAGCGGCTGGCGCCGGGGCAAGTGGTTGAGGTCAGGAACTGCGCGATCCGATCCTCCCCTCTTGGGGGAGGGGGACCGCGAAGCGGTGGAGGGGGCGCCGCGAAGTCAGCAAGCCTCTTCCGTCCCTTTCGGACACCTCCCCCAGAGGGGGAGGATCAGTTGCTGCGAGCCCTCGACGCCGTGCTCGAAGACAGCGTCATGGTCCATCAGCGGTCGGACGTGCCGTATGGGCTGTTCCTGTCGGGCGGGATCGACTCTACGGCCATCGCGACGCTGATGAGCCGGCTGAATGAGCGGCCGGTGACCGCCTTCACCTGCGGGTTCGATGTGGCGCAGGCGCGGGACGAGCGGGCGCAGGCGGAAAAGGTGGCGCGGGCGCTGAACCTGGACTGGCGCGAGACTACGTTCACCGAAGAAGACTTCTGGCGGCTGGCCCCTCAAGCCGCGTGGGCGCTGGACGATCCGACCAGCGACTACGCCATCCTGCCGACCCTGAAACTGGCCGAAGCGGCCAAAGGAACCCTGACCGTGGTGCTGAGCGGTGAAGGCGGCGACGAGCTGTTCGCCGGCTATGGCCGCTATCGCCGGGCGCTGCGTCCGGGCTGGCTGGGCGGGCGAGCCGCCGAGCCGCAGGTGGATGCGCCGATGCTGGCCGACGGCGGCGCCGGAGCCCTGTCGCGCTGGCGGGCGACGACGGCTGGGATCGAGGGAAACCTACTGAAGCGGTCGCAAGGCGCGGACATTGCCACCTGGCTGCCCAATGACCTGCTGCTGAAGCTTGACCGCTGCCTGATGGCCGTAGGGCTGGAAGGGCGCACGCCGTTCCTGGACCCGCAGGTCGCCGCCTTCGCCTCCGCCTTGCCCGACCGGATGAAGGTGCGGGGCCGATACGGCAAATGGATCCTGCGCAAATGGCTGGAGCGCGCCTGCCCCGCCGCCGATCCGTGGGGCAAGAAGAAGGGCTTCACGGTCCCGGTCGCCGCCTGGATCGCGCCCCGCGCCGCCGACATCGGCCCGCGCCTGGCGCAACTGAAGGCCGTGCGCGAGGTTTGTGACCTGGACGCGGTCCGCGCGACGTTCAGCGACGAAGCCCAAGCCGTCCAACGCTGGCCCTTGCTGTTCTTCGGGCTCTGGTCCCTCATCCATCTTGAGGGGGCCAAGCCCAACGAAGCCCTGAAAACCCTGCTCGACGACTAG
- a CDS encoding carboxylesterase/lipase family protein, with amino-acid sequence MPMTTFDRRTVLSAGLAAAAMAPLPAFAAVKGGAPVARTTAGQVRGATDGGVAVFKGIRYGADTGPRRFMAPTAPTPWKGVLDATAYGAASPQRSDQPGQSEDCLFLNVWTPGLRDGAKRPVMVWIHGGAYSNGSGAHPSNDGTLLARRNDVVVVSMNHRLNAFGYLYLERIGGSAFADSGSAGQLDLILALQWVRDNIAEFGGDPGNVMVFGQSGGGAKIATLMATPAARGLFHKAATMSGQQVTAQGPLNATTRTYALLDALKLKPDQVNQVRTVPTAQIIEALNAKDPVIGAGGVYMGPVIDRTLPRHPFYPDAAPLSSDIPMIIGNTKGETRGLIGGGDPKTFDLTWDQVAPLLARHMRADIAPEAVVAEYRRLYPAYSPSDVFFAATTAGRSWRGAVIELEERARGAKAPTWAYQFDLGAQADGGKWGASHGYDIAMVFGTFADGGRYTDTPDTRAASAHMSDAFVAFARTGNPNAKGHPEWRPYGLEKRETMVFDAVSHLESDPRGAERRLFAAVPFAQQGGEFSVAPQR; translated from the coding sequence ATGCCGATGACCACGTTTGATCGCCGCACTGTGCTGTCCGCGGGCCTCGCCGCCGCGGCAATGGCTCCCCTGCCCGCCTTCGCGGCGGTCAAGGGCGGCGCGCCCGTCGCCCGCACCACCGCCGGCCAGGTGCGCGGCGCCACGGACGGTGGCGTGGCCGTGTTCAAGGGCATCCGCTATGGCGCCGACACCGGCCCGCGCCGGTTCATGGCCCCCACCGCGCCGACGCCATGGAAAGGCGTGCTGGACGCGACCGCCTATGGCGCCGCCTCGCCCCAGCGCTCGGACCAGCCGGGCCAGAGCGAGGACTGCCTGTTCCTGAATGTGTGGACGCCGGGCCTGCGCGACGGCGCCAAGCGGCCGGTGATGGTCTGGATCCACGGGGGCGCCTACTCCAACGGATCGGGCGCGCATCCCAGCAATGACGGGACCCTGCTGGCCCGCCGCAACGACGTGGTAGTGGTCAGCATGAACCACCGCCTGAATGCGTTCGGTTACCTCTATCTGGAGCGTATCGGCGGCAGCGCCTTCGCCGACAGCGGCAGCGCCGGCCAGTTGGACCTGATCCTCGCCCTGCAGTGGGTGCGCGACAACATCGCCGAGTTTGGCGGTGATCCTGGCAACGTCATGGTGTTCGGCCAGTCCGGCGGCGGCGCCAAGATCGCCACCCTGATGGCCACCCCCGCCGCGCGGGGCCTGTTCCACAAGGCCGCGACCATGAGCGGCCAGCAGGTGACGGCCCAGGGGCCGCTGAACGCCACGACCCGAACCTATGCCCTGCTGGACGCCCTGAAGCTGAAGCCCGATCAGGTCAACCAAGTGCGGACCGTACCGACCGCCCAGATCATCGAGGCGCTGAACGCCAAGGACCCGGTGATCGGGGCCGGCGGCGTCTATATGGGGCCGGTGATCGACCGCACCCTGCCTCGCCATCCCTTCTATCCGGACGCCGCGCCGCTTTCGTCGGACATTCCGATGATCATCGGCAACACCAAGGGCGAGACGCGCGGCCTGATCGGCGGCGGCGATCCCAAGACCTTCGACCTGACCTGGGACCAGGTCGCGCCCCTGCTGGCGCGGCACATGCGGGCCGACATCGCGCCCGAGGCGGTGGTCGCCGAGTATCGCCGGCTCTATCCGGCCTATTCGCCGTCGGACGTGTTCTTCGCCGCCACCACGGCGGGGCGGTCCTGGCGCGGGGCGGTGATCGAGCTGGAAGAGCGGGCCAGGGGCGCCAAGGCCCCGACCTGGGCCTATCAGTTCGACCTGGGCGCGCAGGCGGACGGCGGCAAGTGGGGCGCCAGCCACGGCTATGACATCGCCATGGTGTTCGGCACGTTCGCCGACGGCGGGCGCTACACCGACACGCCCGACACCCGCGCGGCGTCGGCCCATATGAGCGACGCCTTCGTGGCCTTCGCCCGCACCGGAAACCCGAACGCCAAGGGCCATCCGGAATGGCGGCCCTATGGACTGGAGAAGCGCGAGACCATGGTCTTCGACGCCGTCTCGCACCTGGAGTCCGACCCGCGCGGAGCTGAGCGCCGCCTGTTCGCGGCCGTCCCCTTCGCCCAGCAGGGCGGCGAGTTCAGCGTGGCGCCGCAGCGCTAG
- a CDS encoding glycosyltransferase: MSALHLLGSAADGGAETYFLSLVGALRRAGLSEAALIRPHAHRQAVLEEMGVSVKTLDFGGPLDLFSKPKAAAFARQQNARVLIAWMNRAARHTPKGPWARIGRLGGYYKLKYYKGFDALVGNTPDIVRWAIGQGWPADRIRCIPNYAAAGVGKPLDRAQFDTPQGVPLLLGMGRLHTSKAHDVSLKALAQIPDAHLWIAGTGPLETQLKALADALGVSDRVRFLGWRNDAPALYRTADLCLFPSRYEPLGNVVIQSWAHGLPIVAADARGPADLIRTEEDGLLVPMDDPDALAEAAKRILGDPVLRAGMVAAGKHRVKDDFSEASVVEQWRTLFAELEAR, translated from the coding sequence ATGAGCGCCCTGCATCTTCTGGGTTCGGCCGCCGATGGCGGTGCGGAGACCTATTTCCTCAGCCTGGTGGGGGCCCTGCGCCGCGCGGGGCTGAGCGAGGCGGCTCTGATTCGCCCTCACGCCCACCGTCAGGCGGTGCTGGAGGAGATGGGCGTCTCGGTCAAAACCCTGGATTTCGGCGGTCCGCTGGACCTGTTCAGCAAGCCCAAGGCCGCCGCCTTCGCCCGCCAGCAGAACGCGCGGGTGCTGATCGCCTGGATGAACCGGGCGGCGCGGCATACGCCCAAGGGGCCGTGGGCGCGGATCGGGCGGTTGGGCGGCTATTACAAGCTGAAATACTACAAGGGCTTCGACGCCTTGGTGGGCAACACGCCCGACATCGTGCGTTGGGCGATCGGCCAGGGCTGGCCCGCCGACCGCATCCGCTGCATCCCCAACTACGCGGCGGCCGGGGTCGGCAAGCCGCTGGACCGAGCGCAGTTCGATACGCCGCAGGGCGTGCCCCTGCTGCTGGGCATGGGCCGGCTGCATACGTCCAAGGCCCACGACGTCAGCCTCAAGGCCCTGGCGCAGATTCCGGACGCCCATCTGTGGATCGCCGGGACCGGGCCGCTGGAGACACAGCTGAAGGCCCTGGCCGACGCTTTGGGCGTCTCGGACAGGGTGCGGTTCCTGGGCTGGCGCAACGATGCCCCGGCTCTTTACCGCACGGCGGACCTTTGCCTTTTCCCGTCGCGCTACGAGCCGCTGGGCAATGTGGTGATCCAGAGCTGGGCGCATGGCCTGCCCATCGTGGCCGCCGACGCGCGCGGCCCGGCGGACCTGATCCGCACAGAGGAGGACGGCCTGCTGGTGCCCATGGACGATCCGGACGCCCTGGCCGAGGCGGCCAAGCGCATCCTGGGCGATCCGGTGCTGCGGGCCGGCATGGTCGCCGCCGGCAAGCACCGGGTGAAGGACGATTTCAGCGAGGCCTCCGTGGTCGAGCAGTGGCGGACCCTGTTCGCCGAGCTGGAAGCCCGCTGA
- a CDS encoding indolepyruvate ferredoxin oxidoreductase family protein produces the protein MRHAEVTLDDKYLLQDGRAFVTGVQALIRVMLDQRRLDEKAGLNTAGFVSGYRGSPLGGLDQQAGRAKKFLDAAKVTFKEGVNEDLAATAVWGSQQANLFPGALYDGVFSMWYGKAPGVDRTGDVFKHANFAGVFPKGGVLAVAGDDHNCKSSTLPSQSDFAFMDFEIPVLSPADVQEVLDYGLMGIAMSRFSGLWVGMIALADTMDSGVTIDVSLDRHRIVIPENFATPPGGLGIRTKDQPMEKERRMRLHKLPAAMAFARANKIDRVVVNAARPRFGIVCTGQAYKDVLEAFQAMNITLEEAAALGVAVYKVGMPWPLEQTGIRAFAGGLETMMVIEHKRAMIEPQARAALYDMPDHARPKIIGKTDERGLPLLSELGSLSVAEIAMAIADRLPPGPHMDRARAYMDRVSAAGVAAVSLASDQQRKPFFCSGCPHNTSTKLPEGSRALAGIGCHYMAAFNDPNTDLNTHMGGEGLTWVGAAPFTSEPHVFQNLGDGTYNHSGSLAIRGAIASGVNITYKLLFNDAVAMTGGQRAESGFTPAQITRQLAAEGVTKTVIVVDDLERYEGVNDLAPGVVVRPRAELMAVQRELREEKGVTVLLYDQTCATEKRRRRKRGSMAKAEQKVFINPLVCEGCGDCSKKSNCVSVEPLATEYGRKRKINQSSCNADYSCLEGFCPSFVTLTGAESAKAKGMPALTADSTPLPEFQPLVGVRKILFTGIGGTGVTTVASILAMAAHVDGRAASVVDMTGLAQKGGSVFSHVKIGETEDTVVGGRVPAASADVLIACDVLVAASPEALSLYAKDRTHALGNSDFAPTADFVTSRDVLFDSGAMTRRIAAASKVFDACPAQHLAEAEFGDAIYANMIMLGFAWQKGLIPLSSRAVYRAIKLNGVDAEANLQAFEVGRKAAHDPNFRKRREPEAVLPESMPLQELIAKRAEDLKAYQNEAYASRYLKAVEKIAAAEAPFGSEAVTRGVAINLYKLMAYKDEYEVARLYTDGRFAATLGQTFKGGKKKLWLAPPLLARKGDDGKPKKMAFGGWMLSAAFPNMAKLKGLRGTPLDIFGYTAERKMERKLRDDYLAGVDRLAAGLSNDNLTLASRIVVIPQMIRGFGHIKDASVEKALAEAAPLWARWEVEGKTA, from the coding sequence ATGGCGTCTTCAGCATGTGGTACGGCAAGGCGCCCGGCGTCGACCGTACCGGCGACGTCTTCAAGCACGCCAACTTCGCCGGGGTCTTCCCCAAGGGCGGGGTGCTGGCCGTGGCCGGCGACGACCACAACTGCAAGTCCTCGACCCTGCCGTCGCAGTCCGACTTCGCCTTCATGGACTTCGAGATCCCGGTGCTGTCGCCCGCCGACGTGCAGGAGGTCCTCGACTACGGTCTGATGGGCATCGCCATGTCGCGGTTCTCGGGCCTGTGGGTCGGGATGATCGCCCTGGCCGACACCATGGACTCCGGCGTGACCATCGACGTGTCCCTGGACCGCCACCGCATCGTCATTCCGGAAAACTTCGCCACCCCGCCCGGCGGCTTGGGCATCCGCACCAAGGACCAGCCCATGGAGAAGGAGCGGCGCATGCGGCTCCACAAGCTCCCCGCGGCCATGGCCTTCGCCCGAGCCAACAAGATCGACCGCGTGGTGGTCAACGCCGCCCGCCCGCGCTTTGGCATCGTTTGCACCGGCCAGGCCTACAAGGATGTGCTCGAAGCCTTCCAGGCCATGAACATCACCCTGGAGGAGGCCGCCGCCCTGGGCGTGGCCGTCTACAAGGTCGGCATGCCCTGGCCGCTGGAGCAGACGGGCATCCGCGCCTTCGCCGGCGGGCTCGAGACCATGATGGTCATCGAGCACAAGCGCGCCATGATCGAGCCTCAGGCCCGCGCCGCGCTGTACGACATGCCCGACCACGCCCGGCCCAAGATCATCGGCAAGACCGACGAACGCGGCCTGCCCCTGCTATCGGAGCTGGGTTCGCTGTCGGTGGCCGAAATCGCCATGGCGATCGCCGACCGCCTGCCGCCCGGCCCGCACATGGACCGCGCCCGCGCCTATATGGACCGCGTCTCCGCCGCCGGCGTCGCCGCCGTGTCCCTGGCCTCGGACCAGCAGCGCAAGCCCTTCTTCTGCTCGGGCTGCCCGCATAACACCTCGACCAAGCTGCCCGAGGGCTCGCGCGCCCTGGCCGGCATCGGCTGTCACTACATGGCGGCCTTCAACGACCCCAACACCGACCTCAACACCCACATGGGCGGCGAGGGCCTGACCTGGGTCGGCGCGGCGCCTTTCACCAGCGAGCCGCACGTCTTCCAGAACCTGGGCGACGGCACCTACAACCACTCCGGCTCGCTCGCCATTCGCGGCGCGATCGCGAGCGGCGTGAACATCACCTACAAGCTGCTGTTCAATGACGCCGTGGCCATGACCGGGGGGCAGCGGGCCGAAAGCGGCTTCACCCCCGCCCAGATCACCCGCCAGCTGGCCGCCGAGGGCGTGACCAAGACGGTCATCGTCGTCGATGACCTGGAGCGCTACGAAGGCGTCAACGACCTGGCCCCCGGCGTGGTCGTTCGCCCGCGCGCCGAACTGATGGCCGTGCAACGCGAGCTGCGCGAGGAGAAGGGCGTCACCGTCCTGCTCTATGACCAGACCTGCGCCACCGAAAAGCGCCGCCGGCGCAAGCGGGGCTCCATGGCCAAGGCCGAACAGAAGGTCTTCATCAACCCGCTGGTCTGCGAGGGCTGCGGCGACTGCTCCAAGAAGTCCAACTGCGTCTCGGTTGAGCCATTGGCCACCGAGTACGGCCGCAAGCGCAAGATCAACCAGTCCAGCTGCAACGCCGACTATTCGTGCCTGGAGGGCTTCTGCCCGTCCTTCGTGACCCTGACCGGGGCCGAAAGCGCCAAGGCCAAGGGCATGCCGGCCCTGACCGCCGACTCCACCCCGCTGCCGGAATTTCAGCCGTTGGTCGGGGTCCGCAAGATCCTGTTCACCGGCATCGGCGGCACGGGCGTGACCACGGTCGCTTCGATCCTGGCCATGGCCGCCCACGTGGACGGCCGCGCCGCCAGCGTGGTCGACATGACGGGTCTGGCGCAAAAGGGCGGTTCGGTCTTCTCCCACGTCAAGATCGGCGAGACGGAAGACACCGTGGTCGGCGGCCGCGTGCCGGCGGCCAGCGCCGACGTGCTGATCGCCTGCGACGTGCTGGTGGCCGCCAGCCCCGAGGCCCTGTCCCTCTATGCCAAGGACCGCACCCACGCGCTGGGCAATTCGGACTTCGCCCCCACGGCGGACTTCGTGACCAGCCGTGACGTGCTGTTCGACAGCGGGGCCATGACCCGCCGCATCGCGGCGGCGTCCAAGGTGTTCGACGCATGCCCGGCGCAGCATCTGGCCGAGGCCGAGTTCGGCGACGCCATCTACGCCAACATGATCATGCTGGGCTTTGCTTGGCAGAAGGGCCTGATCCCGCTGTCCAGCCGCGCCGTCTATCGCGCGATCAAGCTGAACGGCGTCGACGCCGAGGCCAATCTTCAGGCCTTTGAGGTCGGCCGCAAGGCCGCCCACGACCCCAACTTCCGCAAGCGCCGCGAGCCGGAAGCCGTCCTGCCGGAATCCATGCCCCTGCAGGAGTTGATCGCAAAGCGCGCCGAGGACCTGAAGGCCTATCAGAACGAGGCCTACGCCTCACGCTACCTGAAGGCCGTCGAGAAGATCGCCGCCGCCGAGGCGCCGTTCGGCTCCGAAGCCGTCACCCGTGGCGTGGCTATCAATCTCTACAAGCTGATGGCCTACAAGGACGAGTACGAGGTCGCTCGCCTCTATACCGACGGCCGCTTCGCCGCCACGCTCGGCCAGACCTTCAAGGGCGGCAAGAAAAAGCTGTGGCTGGCTCCGCCGCTGCTGGCCCGCAAGGGCGACGACGGCAAGCCCAAGAAGATGGCGTTCGGCGGCTGGATGCTGTCGGCCGCCTTCCCGAACATGGCCAAGCTGAAGGGGCTGCGCGGCACGCCGCTGGACATCTTCGGCTACACCGCCGAGCGCAAGATGGAGCGCAAGCTGCGCGACGACTACCTCGCGGGCGTCGACCGTCTGGCCGCCGGTCTGTCCAACGATAACCTGACCCTGGCCAGCCGCATCGTGGTCATCCCGCAGATGATCCGCGGTTTCGGCCACATCAAGGACGCCTCGGTCGAAAAAGCCCTGGCCGAAGCCGCGCCCCTCTGGGCGCGCTGGGAGGTCGAGGGGAAGACCGCCTGA